One segment of Candidatus Eisenbacteria bacterium DNA contains the following:
- a CDS encoding S41 family peptidase, whose amino-acid sequence MSRVKRYSLIAFLVVLVILAATWFAGRVQAKSDNTFKSFSEFMDVVAKVRDDYVDEVEVDALVEDAIRGMLYSLDPHSQYLTASDYTTLKIDTHGSYGGLGIVIGVRDGYLTVVSPMEGTPASRMGIRSLDRVAAIDGETTDGMTLDGAVSKMRGPKGSQVTLSIVREGVDKPLDFTLTREVIAVKSIPYAFVTPDSIGFVRISGFSETTPDSLESKLKYIESKHIKGLVIDLRRNPGGLLTEAISVSESFVPKGDLIVSTRGRVTVQNVNYYSSAERIHDAYPVVVLVDGGSASASEIVAGAIQDLDLGVLVGERTFGKGTVQSVFPMKDGSALKLTTAKYFTPSGRCIHAEPKRSRIRSAGDIKIGKETEEKRPEFKTMMGRIVYGGGGITPDVVVALPQLSAISEKLERNLMFYKFTGEYLEKHKGLKAENFKVTPLLVSDFKKYLKDKSFEYQEKDFEADHAYIERAMTREIVSQLAGEEAAFEIYIQGDPQVQEGFELLRKAHSRQDLFRLAEAIPSPKEKSTASPSRAEAADE is encoded by the coding sequence ATGTCGAGGGTGAAGAGATATTCTCTCATCGCATTTCTGGTCGTTCTTGTGATTCTGGCCGCGACTTGGTTTGCAGGGAGGGTGCAGGCCAAGAGCGACAACACGTTCAAGTCGTTCAGCGAATTCATGGACGTGGTCGCCAAAGTTCGAGACGACTACGTCGATGAAGTCGAAGTGGATGCACTTGTAGAAGACGCCATAAGAGGCATGCTCTATTCCCTCGACCCGCACTCTCAGTACTTGACCGCCTCAGACTACACGACCCTCAAGATTGACACGCACGGCAGCTACGGCGGCCTTGGCATTGTGATCGGCGTGAGGGACGGGTACCTTACCGTCGTGTCGCCCATGGAGGGCACACCCGCCAGCAGGATGGGAATCAGGAGCCTCGACAGGGTGGCCGCGATTGACGGCGAGACCACCGACGGCATGACTCTCGACGGCGCAGTCTCGAAGATGCGCGGACCCAAGGGATCGCAAGTGACGCTGAGCATTGTTAGAGAGGGTGTGGACAAGCCTCTCGATTTCACGCTCACCCGGGAAGTGATCGCAGTGAAGAGCATCCCTTACGCCTTCGTAACGCCGGACAGCATAGGGTTCGTCAGAATATCGGGCTTTTCTGAGACGACCCCCGACAGTCTGGAGAGCAAGCTCAAGTACATCGAGTCCAAGCACATCAAGGGTCTGGTCATAGATTTGAGACGCAATCCGGGTGGTCTCTTGACTGAGGCCATCTCGGTCTCCGAGAGTTTTGTGCCGAAGGGCGACCTGATCGTCTCCACGAGGGGCCGCGTTACCGTTCAAAACGTGAACTACTATTCCAGCGCCGAGAGAATTCACGACGCTTACCCCGTAGTCGTGCTTGTGGACGGCGGAAGCGCCAGCGCGTCTGAAATAGTGGCGGGCGCCATACAGGATCTTGATTTGGGGGTGCTGGTCGGAGAAAGAACGTTCGGCAAAGGCACCGTGCAGAGCGTGTTTCCCATGAAGGACGGATCCGCCCTCAAGCTCACCACGGCCAAATACTTCACTCCGAGCGGGCGATGCATTCACGCGGAGCCCAAGCGTTCGCGGATCAGGAGCGCCGGAGACATCAAGATAGGAAAGGAAACAGAGGAGAAGAGACCCGAATTCAAAACGATGATGGGGAGAATCGTCTACGGCGGGGGTGGAATCACACCCGACGTAGTGGTCGCGTTGCCCCAGCTTTCCGCCATTTCCGAGAAGCTGGAAAGAAACCTGATGTTTTACAAGTTCACCGGCGAGTATCTCGAGAAACACAAGGGACTCAAGGCCGAGAACTTCAAAGTAACTCCGCTCCTTGTCAGTGATTTCAAGAAATATCTGAAAGACAAGAGCTTCGAGTATCAAGAGAAGGATTTCGAGGCCGACCACGCGTACATCGAGAGAGCGATGACACGAGAGATTGTCAGCCAACTGGCGGGTGAAGAGGCCGCATTCGAGATATAT